CTTTCGATGTCATCCGCGAGAAAAACCTGTATGGCCGCAAGTACATGGGCATCGAGCGCAGCACCTTTCTCATCGACGAGGACGGCAAATTGCGCGCGGAATGGCGCAAGGTCAAAGTCAAAGGACACGCTGCAGAAGTACTGGCTGCCGCCAAGAATTGTTAACCCACTTTCCTCTTATTTATCAGAGGATTATAAAGCTTCTACCGAGGTGGAACGGCAAAACTCCGCTTGGCAGCGCACAGCAGGCGGGTATTATCGGGAACGCGGCTGGCATCGCGGAGTCCGAAGAGCTGATGCCAACCACTTTACCCGGGTGATCCACGAGTGAGAAAAACAGTGACCTGCCACGTTCGCCTGCTCATCGCGTTGCTGACTATCGGCAGCTCGACGATGTTGTCGGCGGCCGAGATCAATTTGCCGAACATCGGCAGCCCGGCAGATGCCGTACTCTCGAAATCCAACGAAGCGCAAATTGGTGCAGCGATCATGGCCCAGTTGCGGGCCAGCGGTCAGGTTATCGAAGACCCCATCCTGACCGAATACATTAATGAAATCGGTCATCGAATTGCCGCGCAAGCCAACGATGGCGAACAGAAGTTCACCTTTTTCGTGGTGGACGATCCCAACATTAACGCCTTCGCCTTACCCGGCGGCTACATAGGCGTGCATACCGGCCTCTTGCAGGCAACCCGCAGTGAAGACGAACTTGCCGGCGTGCTTGCCCACGAAGTCGCACACGTTACGCAACGCCACATCGCGCGCGCCATTCACGCGAATCAGCGACAAAGCATTCTCAGCACGGCCATCATGTTAGGCGCTGTATTGGTCGGCGCGGCGGGCGGCAGTGGCGACGCCGTTCAGGGCGCAATTGCCGTCGCCCAGGGTACCGCCGTACAACAGCAGATCGACTTCACGCGCAGCAATGAGTACGAGGCTGACCGGGTTGGCATGGAAGCGCTCGCGAAAGCGGGCTTCAATCCGGAAGGTATGGCCTCCTTCTTTGAAGTGATCTCGCGCGACACCCGTCCGGTAGAATACCGTTTGCCGGAATTCCTGCGCACTCACCCGGTCAGCAGCGCGCGTATCGCAGAGGCTCGCAGTCGCGCCAGAGACTACCCGCCGGTGGCCAGCAGCAACAGCCGCAGCTACGGCATTGCCCGGGCACGCACTGAGGTCGAGAGTTTTGAGCGCGCCGATCAGGCAATCGCTCGCTTCGAGTTGCAGGAATACAGCAAACAATCGGCAGCCGACAAATACGGCCGTGCCCTCGCCTACATGCGGGCAGGACGTTACCGGGAGGCTGAGCCCATCTTCGAGGAACTCGCCAGTCGCGATCAGGACGTCATCCCCTACCACATAGGTCTGGGTCAGGCGCAACTCGCACTGGAAGACATTGACGGCGCCTCGGCCACGTTCGAGCGGGCCCTCAACCTGTTTCCGCGCAACGTGCCGTTGGTCGTACATTACGCCGAAGCATTGCTGCGGCTCGGCCAGCCGGCCGAAGCGCACCGACTGTTGCTGGACCTGCTCAATAACGTGCCGCCGACCCCGGAACAGGTGCGACTGATCGCCCGTGCCGCCGACGAAGCAGGCGACAGCGCGGAAGCGCACTATTACATGGCCGAATATCGTTTTATGATTGGCGACCTGGTGGGTGGTGTTGGCTTTTTGCGGCAGGCACTTGCATTGCCCGAGTTGCAGGAAATTCAGCGCATACGTTTCGAGGCGCGCATCGATCGAATTCAGGAATACATGTCCGAAGAACAACTCCAACAGTTGCGACGTAGCCGCGTACCCGGCGCAGTCCGCCGCCCGGCAGCCTACACGCATTAAGCAGACAATGGCGCTGGCCGTCTGCGTCACAGGACCCAAACCCAATGCCCCACCGATACACTGCGGTACTGCTATTGATCGTTACCCTGGCGTTGAGCGCGTGCGCAAGTAATGGCTCTGCCAAAGCAGGGGCGGCCGGCGCGGCAAGTGACCCCTGGGAAACCGTGAACCGCAAGACGGATGCGTTCAACACTGCCGTCGACAAGGCCACCCTGAAGCCACTGGCGAAAGGTTATCGGAAGATCATGCCGGACCTTGCGCGGCGGGGTATCAGCAACTTCTTTGACAACCTGGGCACGCCAGCTGTGGCGCTGAACAACTTCCTGCAAGGCAAAGGTCGTGATGGTTTCGTCGATATCGGACGATTCCTGATGAACAGCACGGTGGGTATCGGCGGACTCATCGATGTCGGCACGGAATTCGGACTGACTGAACACGACGAAGACTTCGGCCAAACACTGGCGGTCTGGGGCGTCGGCGACGGCCCTTACGTCGTCATTCCATTCTTTGGGCCCAGCACCTTGCGCGATGCACTGGCCCGGCCGGTCGACATACTCAGTGGCCCGCTGCACTACTACGAGAACTCGTCAGTGCGCGACAAATTGCGCGTGCTGCAGGCAATTGACTTGCGAACCCGTCTCTTGACCGCCGAGCGCTTCCTCGAGGATTCGAACGACCGTTACATCACGTTGCGGGAATCGTACTTGCAGAATCGCAATTACAAAATCTATGACGGCGACCCGCCAATGGACGACGACTTTTACGACGACATTTATGACGACATGCTGGACGAAGAGCCTTAATTCAGTCGTCTTCGTCGTTGGGGGCCTCGATGAAGCCCGACCAACGCTCTCCTCGCTTCAGCAAGCCATCCACTTCAGTCGTACGCGCGATAGCCGTGATTTTATCCGGCGTGTTGAGAAACCGAATTTCACGCACGGTGTGGTTGGCCCAGGTGATCCACTCAAGCAATAATGCAAGGCCCGCCGAATCCGTCTTGTCGACCCCCTGCAGATCGACCTCGATCCGCGTGTGCTCGTCGAACAATGCTTCACTGGCACGCAGTATCTGGTCAGCCGAGCGAAAACCCATTTCGCCGGAGAGCGCAAAGCGACCTTCGCCCAGGTCCGCCAACTTGAAATTACTCATGACGCGTCGTTTGCTGCCGCTTCAGCCTCGAGGCGTTCTATAACCGCTTCCAGGCCTTTCTCGTTGATCTCCGAATTCATCTCGGCACGAAAGTTTCTTACGTAGGAAATACCTTCAATCGTAACGTCAAACATCAACCATTTGCCGTCACGGTTAACCAATGCATAGTTGACCGGAACCCGCGTGCCATCGTCGAGCGTGACGAACGTCCGCACCGTCGTGCGCTTGTCATCGTCGCCGCCGCGGTACGGCAGAATTTCGATCTTCGATTGATCAAATTCAAGCACGCCATCCGCGTAGCGGTGCAGCAAGGCGCGGTAAAATGCATCAACAAATCGCTTGCGCTGAGCAGCGCTGGCGGTACGCCAGGTACGCCCCAGAACCAGTTGTGCTGCGTAGTCGCGATCGAAACGCGGCAGCAATATGTCGTCAATCATCTGGTATAACGCGGCGCGATTCTGACGAAATTCATCCTTGCGGCCATCGATACGTTGCGCCAACGTGTCCGCTGCTCCTTCAATAAGGTCGGTCGGCGACTGTGCATGCGCATTGAGCGCAAAAACCGCGAACAGTATCGTTACCAGGTATTTTTTGATCTTCATATCGTAAGCCTTACTCATTGCTGCCCGCACTGAACAAATACTTGCTGATCAGGTTCTCCAGAACCACGGCGGACTGCGTGAATTGAATTTCGCTACCGTCTTCAAGATACATATCCGAGCCACCCGGTTGCAGTCCGATGTACTGACTGCCCAGGAGGCCCGCAGTAAGAATGCTGGCGTCCGAATCTTCCGGGATCATGCTGTAACGCTGATCAATCACGAAAGTCACTTCAGCGTTTAATTGTTCGGGATCAAAACGTACCCCGGTTACCCGCCCGATAGTGACGCCGGACATTGCGACCGGTGCACGGTTCTTCAGGCTCCCTACGTTTTCAAAGCGCGCGGTTACCTCATAGGTGTTTTCGCCGGAAAACGCGTCCGTGCCCGTGGTCTGAGTCGTGAGAAAAAACAGCGCACCCATGCCCAGCAGAACAAACAGGCCGGTGCCAAGCTCAACGGAACGTGTCTGTTGCATTGTTATTCCTTACATCGCAATTGCGGTAATCATGAAATCAAGGATCAGGACGGTTATTGCCGTAATGACCACTGTCCGTGTAGTGGCGCGGCCAACCCCTTCCGCGGTGGGAATCGCATTATAGCCCTCCCATACCGCGAACAGACTGGCGGCAATGCCAAATACAAAACTCTTGATGATGCCCTCGTAGACATCACCGGGGCTCACGGAGTTCTGTATTTGTTGCCAGAAGGCGCCGGCATCGACGCCCAGCAGGTTAACGCCGACCACGTGTGCGCCAAACAAGCCCACCATCGTAAACACGGCGGTCAGCAGTGGCATTGAAATCACCCCACCGAGAAAGCGCGGCACCAGGACCCGTCGTACCGGATTGATCGCCATCATTTCCATGGCCGAAAGCTGATCGGTCGCTCGCATCAGGCCAATTTCCGATGCCAGCGAGGTGCCTGCACGGCCAGCAAACAGCAATGCGGTAATGACCGGGCCCAGCTCCTTCAATAACGAGAAAGCCGCGAAGGTGCCGACAGAATCTTCCGCATTGAAGCGGGCCAGATTCGAATAGCCCTGCAAGCCGAGAACACCGCCAACGAACAAGCCACAGACCATGATAATGACCAATGACAATGCGCCGGTGTTGTAGACCTGCTGGACAACCAGCCTGAAGCGTCGCACGAAGACCGTTGGCGAATTGCGCACCAGTTGCAAAAAGAATAACTGCAATGCGCCAAACGTACGCAGAAATTCTAAGAACGTGTAATAGATTTCTCGGAACATGTTCTATACCGCCGGGCCGTTGAGCGTCACTCGGTATCCCGCCCAAGCAGTTGCTCGGCGTAGTTGGGCGCCGAATAGTGGAACGCTACAGGACCGTCAGCCATCCCGTGCATGAATTGCCGGACCAGTTCCGAGGACGTCTGATTCAGTTCAGCAGGACTGCCTGATGCGGCGACCTGACCGTCGGAAATCAGGTAACTGATATCCGCCACCGTCGACACCTCCTGTACGTCGTGGCTTACGATGATGCTGGAAATGCCAAGCGCATCGTTCATTTTTCGTACCAGTCGAACGATGACCCCCATGGATATCGGGTCCAGTCCCACAAACGGCTCGTCGTAAATCAGGATCTCCGGGTCCATGACCATGGCGCGCGCCAGGGCAACCCGCCGCGCCATGCCGCCGGACATCTCTGAGGGCATCATGTCCGCTGCCCCGCGCAAGCCCACCGCATGCAACTTGGTCAGGACAATGTGCCGGATCAAACGATTGGTCAGCCGCGTATGTTCGCGCAACGGAAAGGCGACGTTCTCAAACACTGACAGGTCGGTCAGCAGCGCACCGTTCTGGAACAGCATGCCGAAACGCTTGCGCAGCTTGAACAGCTCCCGTTCTTTGAGATGGGAAATATCCACGCCGTCCACGAGCACACAACCGCGGTCCGGAACCAGTTGCCGCGTTATCAAACGCAGCAACGTGGTCTTGCCGGTGCCGCTGGGTCCCATGACCGCAGTGACCTTGCCAGGAGCAATCGTGATATTCAGATTCTTGAATATCTGCTTTTGCCCGCGGGAGTAATCGAGATCGCGAATCTCGATTAAGGCGTCAGTGTTTTTATCCATGTCGGTTTCGACTTGCGCGGCATTCGCCGCCCGGCGGTCTCAGGCTGCCGCTTCCATGCTGCTGTCGTATTTTCCAAGGTGTGCGAGGCTGTTCAGCTTCGCGCGCTTGATCAAGGCGTCCTGACCGGCTTTGTAGTTTTCTTCCTTGCCGCGCCAGGCGTCCAGCGCCGGAGCCTGCAACGCGCGACCGTACGAGAAAGACAACTCCCACGGCAGGTCGCCTGCCGCGTTCATCAGGCTCAGGTGTTCGGTCGCCTCTTCCGCTGTCTGGCCGCCTGACAGGAACGCAATGCCTGGGACGCTGGCCGGTACGTGGGCTTTCAGGCAACGCAAGGTCGCCTCGGCCACTTCCTGAGTCCCGGCGCGATTACTCGCTTCGGTACCGGAAATAACCATGTTCGGCTTCAGGATTATGCCCTCGAGCGCCACCTTGTGAGCCGCCAACTCCGCGAACAGCGCTTGCAGCGCAGCCGATGTCACCTCTGCACAACGACCGATGCTGTGATCACCGTCCATCAGCACTTCAGGTTCTACGATCGGCACGATGTTCGCTTCCTGGCACAGAGCCGCGTAGCGAGCCAGCGCATGTGCATTGGCCTGCAAGCAAAATTCGCTCGGCAGACCTTTGCCAATGGTGATGACCGCACGCCACTTGGCGAAGCGGGCACCCAGCTTGTAGTACTCTTCGAGCCGGCCGCGCAGACCATCAAGGCCTTCTGTGATGGTTTCGCCGGGGAAACCCGCCAGCGGCTTGGCGCCCATGTCGACCTTGATGCCGGGGATCATGCCGAGATCGGCCATGTACTTCGCGAACGGCACGCCATCACTGGTTGCCTGACGCAAGGTCTCGTCATACATGATTACGCCACCAATGTATTTCTCGACGCCCGGCGTCGTAATCAGCATTTCGCGATAGCGACGACGGCTTTCCTCGGTGGATTCAGTATCAATCGTGTCGAATCGCTTCTTGATCGTGGGCGAGCTTTCGTCGGCCGCCAGAATACCTTTGCCATCGGCGACCATCGCCTTCGCCACTACGTTCAATTGCTTGAGAACCATGCCACCGTCTCCAAATTCCAGTTTGCTGATGTGAATGTGAGCAGGGGCATTGGTCTGCGGCCCCTTTGCGACGGCGTAGCATAGCAAATATCGGTGGCAGGCAATGCCTGTAAGGCTTGTTGTCCGGGCTGGTCTCTGCCTGCAAATAGGACTAAAATAGTCCGCTTTCAGCTTTGAGGTGATTTCGTGCTGCGAATCAGCAAACTGACCGACTACGGTACCGTTGTTCTGGGCCATCTCGCGCACAGCGAAACGGCACTGGTCAGCTCGGCCGATATTGCCGCAGCCACCGGGCTCGGCCTGGCGACCGTGAGTAAGATATTGAAATCATTAAATAAAGCGGAGCTTGTCGTGTCCAGCCGCGGTGCCCAGGGGGGCTACCGGCTGGCCCGCGAGCCGGGTTCAATCAGCGCCGCGGATGTCATCGATGCGCTGGAGGGCCCCGTGTCCATTACAGAGTGCAGCGGCCATGAAAGCCATTGCGAACTTGAGGCGGTATGCAGCGTTGGCGGCGCCTGGCAGCGCGTCAATGTCGCCATTCGCCGTGCTCTCGACGATATCAGTCTCGCGGACCTGGTCCGCGCCAATGCGCCGCTCCCCCAATTCAAATTTGCCGGCATGCCCGTCAATGTCGAACGGAAAGAGAAATAATGTCTACTGAATCGCAGGACATCGAGTCCTTCGTCAATCGCCGCTATCAACACGGTTTCATTACCGACATTGATACCGACAGCCTCCCACCCGGTCTGAACGAAGACGTCGTACGGGCCATATCCGCACGCAAGCAGGAACCCGAGTTCATGCTGGAATGGCGGCTCAAAGCCTACCGCCACTGGCTAACCATGAAAGAGCCGGAATGGGCACATGTGCACTATCCGCCGATCGACTATCAGGAAATTTCCTACTTTTCCGCACCCAAGTCTGAAGCGGACAAGCCACAGAGCCTCGACGACGTCGATCCGAAGCTGCTCGAGACCTACGACAAGCTCGGCATACCGTTGCACGAACGCGCGCGCCTTGCGGGTGTTGCCGTCGATGCCGTGTTTGACAGTGTGTCCGTCGCCACAACGTTCAAGTCGAAGCTGGCCGAAGCCGGGGTAATCTTCTGCTCGTTCTCCGAAGCGGCCCGCAATCATCCGGAACTGGTCAAAAAGTATCTGGGCACCGTTGTCCCCTACCGGGATAACTTTTTTGCGACGCTGAACTCGGCGGTATTCAGCGACGGCTCGTTTGTTTACATTCCGAAGGGTGTCCGTTGTCCTATGGAACTGTCGACTTACTTCCGCATCAATGCTGCCAATACCGGCCAGTTCGAAAGGACGCTGATTATCGCCGAAGAAGGCAGCCACGTGAGCTACCTCGAAGGCTGCACCGCGCCAATGCGCGATGAGAACCAGCTGCACGCGGCGGTTGTCGAGCTCGTTGCATTGAAGGACGCGGAGATCAAATACTCAACCGTCCAGAACTGGTACCCGGGCGATGAAGACGGCAAAGGCGGCATTTATAACTTTGTCACCAAACGCGGTGATTGCCGCGGCGACAACTCCAAAATTTCCTGGACACAAGTTGAAACCGGCTCTGCGATTACCTGGAAGTACCCGAGCTGCATACTGCGCGGCGAGAATTCCGTTGGCGAGTTTTACTCGGTCGCGGTTGCCAACAATATGCAGCAGGCCGATACCGGCACAAAGATGATTCACATTGGGCGTAACAGCCGCAGCACGATCGTCTCCAAAGGTATTTCGGCCGGCCGCGCACAGAATGCCTACCGCGGCCTGGTAAAGATTATGCCGCAGGCGGAGAACGCCAGAAATCATACCCAGTGCGATTCACTGTTGATCGGAAAAGAATGCGGTGCGCATACATTTCCGTACATGGAAATCCGCAATCCGAGCGCAAAAGTCGAGCATGAAGCAACGACCTCGAAGATCTCGGAGAATCAACTGTTCTATTGCCGACAACGCGGTATATCGGAAGAAGACGCGGTCAACATGATCGTCAATGGCTTCTGCAAGGAAGTGTTCAAGGAATTGCCCATGGAGTTTGCCGTCGAAGCGCAGGCGTTGTTGAACGTCAGCCTCGAAGGCGCCGTTGGTTAGTCAGGAAGAAATGAAAATGCTAGAGATCAAAGACCTAAAAGCCAGCATCGGCGAAACCGAAATCCTTCGCGGCCTGAGTCTGAACGTAAACGCCGGCGAAGTGCATGCCATAATGGGACCCAATGGTTCCGGCAAGAGCACGCTCGCGCAGGTCATTGCCGGTCACCAGGACTACCTGGTTACCGGCGGCAGCGTGCGTTTTAACGGCAAAGACCTGCTCGATCTGGATCCGGAAATTCGCGCCCGTGAAGGCGTTTTCCTTGGCTTCCAGTACCCGGTGGAAATACCCGGCGTCAACAATGCGTATTTATTGAAAGCCGCTGTCAATGCTCGCCGCAAACACAACGGTGAGAACGAAATCGACGCTTTCGAGTTCATGCAGCTGGCCAAAGCGAAGATGAAGCTGATGGACATGGATCCCAGCTTCCTGAAACGCGGCGTTAACGAAGGCTTTTCCGGCGGTGAGAAAAAGCGCAATGAAATTCTGCAGATGGCGATGCTGGAACCCCAGCTCGCCATACTGGATGAAACCGATTCCGGTCTCGATATCGACGCGTTGAAAGCCGTGGCCGGCGGGGTCAATGCGCTACGCAACCCCGAGCGCGCAATCATCCTCGTCACCCACTACCAACGCCTGCTTGACTACATAGAACCCGACTTCGTGCACGTGCTTTCGCAAGGCAAGATCGTGCGCTCCGGCGACAAATCGCTGGCATTGAAACTCGAAGAACAAGGGTACGACTGGGTCCGTGAGGCTGCCAGCGCATGAACGAGCTCCAGTTAAATCGGGCCTTGCTCGAAAAAGCGCAATCGGCGTTGCCCGATGATGCGCTGCGAGCAGTGCGCGAGAACGCGCTGAGCGAATTTGTGCG
The DNA window shown above is from Woeseia oceani and carries:
- the sufB gene encoding Fe-S cluster assembly protein SufB, which codes for MSTESQDIESFVNRRYQHGFITDIDTDSLPPGLNEDVVRAISARKQEPEFMLEWRLKAYRHWLTMKEPEWAHVHYPPIDYQEISYFSAPKSEADKPQSLDDVDPKLLETYDKLGIPLHERARLAGVAVDAVFDSVSVATTFKSKLAEAGVIFCSFSEAARNHPELVKKYLGTVVPYRDNFFATLNSAVFSDGSFVYIPKGVRCPMELSTYFRINAANTGQFERTLIIAEEGSHVSYLEGCTAPMRDENQLHAAVVELVALKDAEIKYSTVQNWYPGDEDGKGGIYNFVTKRGDCRGDNSKISWTQVETGSAITWKYPSCILRGENSVGEFYSVAVANNMQQADTGTKMIHIGRNSRSTIVSKGISAGRAQNAYRGLVKIMPQAENARNHTQCDSLLIGKECGAHTFPYMEIRNPSAKVEHEATTSKISENQLFYCRQRGISEEDAVNMIVNGFCKEVFKELPMEFAVEAQALLNVSLEGAVG
- a CDS encoding MlaA family lipoprotein, with protein sequence MPHRYTAVLLLIVTLALSACASNGSAKAGAAGAASDPWETVNRKTDAFNTAVDKATLKPLAKGYRKIMPDLARRGISNFFDNLGTPAVALNNFLQGKGRDGFVDIGRFLMNSTVGIGGLIDVGTEFGLTEHDEDFGQTLAVWGVGDGPYVVIPFFGPSTLRDALARPVDILSGPLHYYENSSVRDKLRVLQAIDLRTRLLTAERFLEDSNDRYITLRESYLQNRNYKIYDGDPPMDDDFYDDIYDDMLDEEP
- the mlaE gene encoding lipid asymmetry maintenance ABC transporter permease subunit MlaE is translated as MFREIYYTFLEFLRTFGALQLFFLQLVRNSPTVFVRRFRLVVQQVYNTGALSLVIIMVCGLFVGGVLGLQGYSNLARFNAEDSVGTFAAFSLLKELGPVITALLFAGRAGTSLASEIGLMRATDQLSAMEMMAINPVRRVLVPRFLGGVISMPLLTAVFTMVGLFGAHVVGVNLLGVDAGAFWQQIQNSVSPGDVYEGIIKSFVFGIAASLFAVWEGYNAIPTAEGVGRATTRTVVITAITVLILDFMITAIAM
- the sufC gene encoding Fe-S cluster assembly ATPase SufC translates to MLEIKDLKASIGETEILRGLSLNVNAGEVHAIMGPNGSGKSTLAQVIAGHQDYLVTGGSVRFNGKDLLDLDPEIRAREGVFLGFQYPVEIPGVNNAYLLKAAVNARRKHNGENEIDAFEFMQLAKAKMKLMDMDPSFLKRGVNEGFSGGEKKRNEILQMAMLEPQLAILDETDSGLDIDALKAVAGGVNALRNPERAIILVTHYQRLLDYIEPDFVHVLSQGKIVRSGDKSLALKLEEQGYDWVREAASA
- the mlaD gene encoding outer membrane lipid asymmetry maintenance protein MlaD, which codes for MQQTRSVELGTGLFVLLGMGALFFLTTQTTGTDAFSGENTYEVTARFENVGSLKNRAPVAMSGVTIGRVTGVRFDPEQLNAEVTFVIDQRYSMIPEDSDASILTAGLLGSQYIGLQPGGSDMYLEDGSEIQFTQSAVVLENLISKYLFSAGSNE
- a CDS encoding SUF system Fe-S cluster assembly regulator; its protein translation is MLRISKLTDYGTVVLGHLAHSETALVSSADIAAATGLGLATVSKILKSLNKAELVVSSRGAQGGYRLAREPGSISAADVIDALEGPVSITECSGHESHCELEAVCSVGGAWQRVNVAIRRALDDISLADLVRANAPLPQFKFAGMPVNVERKEK
- a CDS encoding class I fructose-bisphosphate aldolase; protein product: MVLKQLNVVAKAMVADGKGILAADESSPTIKKRFDTIDTESTEESRRRYREMLITTPGVEKYIGGVIMYDETLRQATSDGVPFAKYMADLGMIPGIKVDMGAKPLAGFPGETITEGLDGLRGRLEEYYKLGARFAKWRAVITIGKGLPSEFCLQANAHALARYAALCQEANIVPIVEPEVLMDGDHSIGRCAEVTSAALQALFAELAAHKVALEGIILKPNMVISGTEASNRAGTQEVAEATLRCLKAHVPASVPGIAFLSGGQTAEEATEHLSLMNAAGDLPWELSFSYGRALQAPALDAWRGKEENYKAGQDALIKRAKLNSLAHLGKYDSSMEAAA
- a CDS encoding beta-barrel assembly-enhancing protease: MRKTVTCHVRLLIALLTIGSSTMLSAAEINLPNIGSPADAVLSKSNEAQIGAAIMAQLRASGQVIEDPILTEYINEIGHRIAAQANDGEQKFTFFVVDDPNINAFALPGGYIGVHTGLLQATRSEDELAGVLAHEVAHVTQRHIARAIHANQRQSILSTAIMLGAVLVGAAGGSGDAVQGAIAVAQGTAVQQQIDFTRSNEYEADRVGMEALAKAGFNPEGMASFFEVISRDTRPVEYRLPEFLRTHPVSSARIAEARSRARDYPPVASSNSRSYGIARARTEVESFERADQAIARFELQEYSKQSAADKYGRALAYMRAGRYREAEPIFEELASRDQDVIPYHIGLGQAQLALEDIDGASATFERALNLFPRNVPLVVHYAEALLRLGQPAEAHRLLLDLLNNVPPTPEQVRLIARAADEAGDSAEAHYYMAEYRFMIGDLVGGVGFLRQALALPELQEIQRIRFEARIDRIQEYMSEEQLQQLRRSRVPGAVRRPAAYTH
- a CDS encoding ABC transporter ATP-binding protein; translation: MDKNTDALIEIRDLDYSRGQKQIFKNLNITIAPGKVTAVMGPSGTGKTTLLRLITRQLVPDRGCVLVDGVDISHLKERELFKLRKRFGMLFQNGALLTDLSVFENVAFPLREHTRLTNRLIRHIVLTKLHAVGLRGAADMMPSEMSGGMARRVALARAMVMDPEILIYDEPFVGLDPISMGVIVRLVRKMNDALGISSIIVSHDVQEVSTVADISYLISDGQVAASGSPAELNQTSSELVRQFMHGMADGPVAFHYSAPNYAEQLLGRDTE
- a CDS encoding STAS domain-containing protein, which produces MSNFKLADLGEGRFALSGEMGFRSADQILRASEALFDEHTRIEVDLQGVDKTDSAGLALLLEWITWANHTVREIRFLNTPDKITAIARTTEVDGLLKRGERWSGFIEAPNDEDD
- a CDS encoding MlaC/ttg2D family ABC transporter substrate-binding protein, whose translation is MKIKKYLVTILFAVFALNAHAQSPTDLIEGAADTLAQRIDGRKDEFRQNRAALYQMIDDILLPRFDRDYAAQLVLGRTWRTASAAQRKRFVDAFYRALLHRYADGVLEFDQSKIEILPYRGGDDDKRTTVRTFVTLDDGTRVPVNYALVNRDGKWLMFDVTIEGISYVRNFRAEMNSEINEKGLEAVIERLEAEAAANDAS